The segment ACGGAGCTGTCCCCATCCACCATCATCCAGCAGCCGTCTGCATTTTCGGCGTAGTGGAGGGTCACGCTCCCATCGGCAGAGGCGGCCCGCACCGTTGCAAGGGATGCATCAAAGCCGTAAGCGGCAGGATCAGCATTCGTCACCTGCGCCGAGACGTATCCGCCAAGGGCTGACAGGATGCTCTGCAGCTTGGCTTCGTCCAATTCAGCCGCCGGGTCCTCGGTCAGCCGCCAGACCGTCTGGTAGGCAGTGAAAGCAGCGGCGCTTTCGGAAGAAGTATCTGCTGAATTGCTGTCCGTTTCCGCCGTTTCCGATACGGCTGTCAGAGAGAGTGTTCCTGCATCTGTTGCGATGGAGACGCTCTCCAGCGCAGAAGCTGTGAATCCTGCCGGGTTGAACACGCCAAAGAGATCCGCTTTAGTCTGTTCAAAGCAGGCTGCCTTGTTGCCGGAGACGGTGTAAATGGCATCATCTCCGGTTTTTTGCACGTACAGATCCCCTGTGACAGGTTTCTGGCTGCCAAAGGCAAAGGTATTCGTCTCGCCTGCCGCTGTTACCGTGACCGTAACGGCCGGGTCTGCAAGGCCGTAGTCCTCACCGGGCTGAGAGGCGAGCTGACGCTTGGCATTCAGAGATGCCAGCGCTGTGACCATGGTGTTGCAGGCAGATGCATCCAGGTGATAGCCCGGGTCACCCGCCAGCGTCCAGCTTCCGGAATCACAATTCAGGGTAATCGTCTCATTCTGATAAGTGTACCGGATCTGCTCTGCATCACCCGCCGCAAAAGAAGAAAGCACAATGCTGCCTTCTGCGGCAGCGCTGGACGCTGCTTCTTCTGCAGCATTGCTGCGGGTGATGAGCCACAGCAGCCCGCCCAGCACAAGCACCATTGCCAGAAGGACGGTCAAAGTACGCTGTTTCGTTTTCATGCTGCGGCCTCCTTATCTGCGGCGGCGCAGCAGCACGAACACGGCACCCGCAATGAGCACCGCTGCAGGCAGCACGAACACGAACACCATGGCCAGCGCCATGGAAGTGGAAGCTGCCACTGTGATGGGGGCTGCTTCCAGTGCTTTTGTATCGATGAGCATGCTCTGTCCCACCAGCGCAGCGGCGCAGCTCTGCAGGAAGGTCAGGTTGCCCGGGATGGACTGGTATACCTGCTCACTGTCCACATTGGGGCAGCCCACCCAGATCACCTCCGAACCGGCAGACTCATTGCGTGCCCACGCGGCCAGCGCAAAGGGGCCGTCCGTATCGCCGGATTCTTTGGCAGTGGTGGCCGCCTCATTATAGTTCAGCTTGCTGTAGGCGTTCCCGGTGGTGTTCAGCAGGGGTTCTGCCGTAACGCCGTC is part of the Faecalibacterium sp. HTF-F genome and harbors:
- a CDS encoding DUF4340 domain-containing protein — translated: MKTKQRTLTVLLAMVLVLGGLLWLITRSNAAEEAASSAAAEGSIVLSSFAAGDAEQIRYTYQNETITLNCDSGSWTLAGDPGYHLDASACNTMVTALASLNAKRQLASQPGEDYGLADPAVTVTVTAAGETNTFAFGSQKPVTGDLYVQKTGDDAIYTVSGNKAACFEQTKADLFGVFNPAGFTASALESVSIATDAGTLSLTAVSETAETDSNSADTSSESAAAFTAYQTVWRLTEDPAAELDEAKLQSILSALGGYVSAQVTNADPAAYGFDASLATVRAASADGSVTLHYAENADGCWMMVDGDSSVYAVDLDTVQALLITAAELKTE